In Candidatus Bathyarchaeota archaeon A05DMB-5, a single genomic region encodes these proteins:
- a CDS encoding M28 family peptidase, whose amino-acid sequence MFNRTPSVILCMLLLAGMFVMTTNFHSVRAWTGTVYIKANGSIEPADAPILRDGDVYILIGNITSNADGIVIEKDNMKLDGAGYMVQGNGDVYKAGVLLVARYNVTITNMEITKFYYGIRLDTCQNCSIIGNNLHQTMLYGKANLDLVDSFYNTIVGNNLTDNWIGIGLYASNYNVIRENNVTKHSTGIYLQSSYNNSIHHNNFLFNNNQVNIYNSANAWDDGYPSGGNLWSDYWGVDLYSGPYQNETGSDGIGDTPRVIDENNIDRYPFVYPRDPCEQQIVSLVNGTRAYNHDLELENIALEHYAFRSGGSAGANETAYWIKEQFENFGLETWLEPFEFTTWDLISKPSLVIDDDGNPNTTYDQNVINSFQCEHYSWPTSPNGAFGDLVILPLPNAESYFEIGMNPINTTAWNAINTTGKIVLIGREVRWSSSWHSTYRNKLMAQPPAAIVHTWWYDWMSFTPPMYSSAGGRPISSFGDYYWDLGIPVGSVNYEDGLWIRNRESSVNVSANVSIRSVIGTGTHYNVVGRIKGYIDPDKMIIISGHYDTVMCAGFCDNGAGTAGVIELAKVFSDAVENGVYKPAYTLLFVAFASEELYLVGSINYVKQHKSDMVNVKAVISLDCIGSDEFRVTETEPVNGFDLDQVVLEAALELGVSGELESPGGSDQETFRNPSWANSIYYQYWGLYANISDATPIPSSALLISFPLLYNDAWYMGSPGWIHTEYDNSTSTLTLDWVEAVDLEKHIQIAALTTVRISPNVPPSPRNIALTNVVPSKTVSGQSSLMQIKVTIENQGGYIEHVNVTAYANATIIATIVNIAVANGTSVTVAIPWNTTEFEKGNYTIRAYAWPFPDETSATDNNCTFNGLVLITLLGDVDGDFKVKMDDIMFIVGAFGSILKADGWYWHTPPCILCPHNPNYDVDGNGRVDMGDIIIACDNFGKTYP is encoded by the coding sequence ATGTTTAACAGGACACCTTCAGTTATTTTGTGCATGTTATTATTAGCCGGCATGTTTGTTATGACAACAAATTTTCATTCAGTGAGGGCATGGACGGGAACTGTTTACATTAAGGCAAACGGCTCCATAGAACCGGCTGATGCACCAATATTACGTGACGGAGATGTCTATATTCTAATTGGCAATATCACTAGCAATGCCGACGGAATTGTTATAGAAAAAGATAATATGAAGTTAGACGGGGCTGGTTACATGGTTCAAGGAAACGGCGACGTCTATAAAGCCGGAGTTCTCCTTGTTGCCAGATACAACGTAACAATCACAAACATGGAGATCACGAAATTCTATTATGGTATCCGCCTTGATACTTGCCAAAACTGCAGCATCATCGGAAACAACCTACATCAAACAATGCTGTATGGCAAAGCTAACCTTGATCTTGTTGATTCATTCTACAATACTATAGTTGGAAATAACTTGACAGACAATTGGATAGGCATCGGACTTTACGCGTCGAACTATAATGTTATTCGCGAAAACAATGTAACAAAACACTCAACAGGCATTTACCTACAATCCTCTTACAACAATTCAATTCACCACAACAACTTTTTATTCAATAATAATCAAGTCAATATTTACAACTCAGCGAATGCCTGGGATGACGGCTATCCATCCGGCGGCAACTTGTGGAGTGATTATTGGGGCGTAGACTTGTACAGTGGTCCTTATCAAAATGAGACTGGAAGCGACGGAATAGGCGACACGCCACGCGTAATCGACGAAAACAACATAGATCGTTATCCTTTTGTTTATCCCAGAGACCCATGCGAACAACAAATAGTTTCCCTTGTTAACGGTACACGCGCTTACAACCACGACTTAGAGCTAGAGAACATAGCACTTGAACATTACGCGTTTCGTTCAGGCGGCTCTGCGGGTGCAAATGAAACTGCATATTGGATTAAAGAACAATTTGAAAATTTTGGATTAGAAACATGGCTTGAACCTTTCGAATTTACAACTTGGGACTTGATCAGTAAGCCTTCTCTTGTAATTGATGATGATGGAAATCCAAATACAACATATGACCAAAACGTGATAAACTCTTTTCAATGCGAGCATTACAGTTGGCCAACTTCTCCAAATGGAGCCTTTGGTGATCTCGTGATTTTACCTCTGCCTAATGCTGAGAGTTACTTTGAGATAGGTATGAATCCAATTAACACAACCGCATGGAATGCCATAAACACTACAGGTAAGATAGTATTGATTGGTAGAGAAGTTCGTTGGAGTTCCAGTTGGCATAGTACATACAGAAATAAGTTGATGGCGCAGCCGCCAGCCGCAATCGTTCACACGTGGTGGTATGATTGGATGTCATTCACACCTCCCATGTACAGTTCTGCTGGTGGACGCCCGATAAGTTCCTTTGGAGACTACTATTGGGATTTGGGCATTCCAGTGGGCTCTGTAAACTATGAAGATGGCTTGTGGATTCGAAATAGAGAAAGTAGCGTGAATGTCTCTGCTAATGTGTCTATCCGTTCAGTTATTGGTACAGGCACTCATTACAATGTTGTTGGAAGAATTAAAGGCTACATAGACCCAGATAAAATGATAATCATTTCCGGTCATTACGACACGGTTATGTGTGCTGGCTTCTGTGACAACGGTGCAGGAACGGCAGGGGTAATAGAGCTTGCAAAAGTTTTTTCTGATGCTGTTGAAAACGGCGTCTATAAACCTGCATATACGCTTCTGTTTGTAGCCTTTGCAAGTGAGGAGCTCTATCTGGTAGGCTCAATAAACTATGTGAAACAGCACAAAAGCGACATGGTAAACGTTAAGGCTGTCATTAGTTTGGATTGCATAGGTAGTGATGAGTTTCGAGTTACTGAAACTGAGCCGGTGAACGGTTTTGATTTAGACCAAGTTGTGTTAGAAGCTGCTTTGGAACTTGGTGTATCTGGCGAGTTGGAATCGCCTGGTGGTTCTGATCAAGAGACATTTAGAAACCCATCATGGGCCAACAGCATTTATTATCAATATTGGGGTCTTTATGCAAATATTTCTGATGCGACGCCGATTCCATCTAGTGCTTTGCTGATTTCATTTCCTCTTCTTTATAATGATGCTTGGTACATGGGCAGTCCAGGCTGGATTCACACAGAATATGACAATTCAACTTCTACGTTAACATTAGACTGGGTTGAAGCGGTGGATCTTGAAAAGCACATTCAAATAGCCGCGCTTACAACAGTGCGTATTTCACCTAATGTTCCTCCGTCACCTCGTAACATTGCCTTAACAAACGTTGTGCCTAGCAAAACTGTTTCAGGGCAATCCTCTTTGATGCAGATTAAAGTAACAATAGAGAATCAAGGAGGGTACATAGAACATGTAAATGTTACAGCGTATGCAAACGCTACAATTATCGCAACAATCGTGAATATTGCTGTCGCTAATGGAACCTCAGTTACGGTTGCTATCCCGTGGAACACTACAGAATTTGAAAAGGGCAATTATACCATACGGGCTTATGCTTGGCCTTTTCCAGACGAAACCTCTGCAACAGACAACAACTGCACATTCAATGGTCTTGTTTTGATAACGCTTCTTGGGGATGTGGATGGCGATTTTAAGGTTAAAATGGATGATATTATGTTTATTGTTGGAGCCTTCGGATCAATACTTAAAGCAGACGGGTGGTACTGGCACACGCCACCCTGCATATTATGTCCTCATAACCCAAACTATGATGTAGACGGAAACGGCAGAGTAGACATGGGCGACATAATCATTGCATGTGACAACTTCGGAAAAACTTACCCGTGA